One window from the genome of Lentibacillus daqui encodes:
- a CDS encoding Lin0512 family protein, translating into MQQLLFIQTGTGIDVHGQDVTIASQRAVQDAIHYNSMPGIAKMLPDEKLDNMKVNVKLAVPADQDKVDVEKIKAKIPYGTVTVEVVVGGMATTSGIFLEDKQDKNDQMYIVNAAVEVGY; encoded by the coding sequence TTGCAACAACTCTTATTCATTCAAACCGGGACAGGTATTGATGTACATGGGCAGGATGTAACAATCGCATCACAACGGGCGGTACAGGATGCGATTCATTACAATTCCATGCCGGGTATTGCCAAAATGTTGCCTGATGAAAAGCTCGACAATATGAAAGTAAATGTGAAGTTGGCAGTGCCGGCTGACCAGGATAAAGTGGATGTCGAAAAAATTAAAGCAAAGATTCCATATGGCACGGTTACTGTAGAAGTTGTTGTTGGCGGAATGGCTACAACCAGCGGGATTTTTCTGGAGGACAAGCAGGATAAGAATGATCAGATGTATATCGTCAATGCGGCTGTTGAAGTTGGGTACTAA
- a CDS encoding M14 family metallopeptidase, producing MRRGIWGKVISFLAIVLFITINPITGHAGEGINSDDPPTTGFEDRDGDGWTTLDEEAKFLEKVSELSDRVTYEQIGNSGEGWPIYMAKVGYPEVPSDEEIADGRNVLIMGTPHGNEPAGREMTLKTLRNLAFSDDQETIDMLSKSTILFVPTPNPDGRQSNTRGNASGIDNNRDHLKLETPEIQVIAEMMNTFKPDITVDAHERPRDYGDPDVEMLWPRNLNVDEKLRDLNIEMVEDYLFPDVEEAGFTTGEYGTPPGSGSGSERILRNMGGLRHGLSLLIETPGKAEPNSRVDMHMATIESVLNFYQERYTDVVDVVTEAPKHKEKAGANQETFYLDGTHGWDEADWVALDPAPSGYLLDNEQAKDIDRHIRLFSLETENFEDNGGVYLSMEQPMMTVIPLLIDEGAPNHQIEGLALYDSTNPGSAENMKKQVEHFENQGDFDSDQAARTLKEHLTAIDRFEKQDDADKVAKHLTSLGKLLDHQYSDELLTETAFDNLRAYTDYLLEKWEVSI from the coding sequence ATGAGAAGAGGAATATGGGGAAAAGTTATTTCATTTTTAGCTATTGTTTTATTCATAACTATCAATCCAATAACAGGACATGCGGGTGAAGGAATAAATTCCGATGATCCGCCAACTACTGGATTTGAGGATAGGGATGGCGATGGTTGGACAACGCTTGATGAAGAAGCTAAATTTTTGGAGAAGGTTTCTGAGTTATCGGATCGAGTGACATATGAACAGATTGGAAATTCTGGGGAAGGTTGGCCAATTTATATGGCAAAAGTAGGCTATCCGGAGGTTCCATCAGATGAAGAAATAGCGGATGGCCGAAATGTATTGATTATGGGTACGCCACACGGGAATGAACCCGCTGGACGTGAAATGACATTGAAGACATTGCGGAACCTGGCATTCAGCGATGATCAAGAAACCATTGATATGTTAAGTAAATCTACTATTTTGTTTGTCCCAACGCCAAACCCGGATGGCAGACAGTCGAATACCCGTGGAAATGCTTCGGGAATTGATAACAATCGGGACCATTTAAAATTGGAAACACCCGAAATTCAGGTGATTGCCGAGATGATGAATACATTTAAACCAGATATCACTGTTGATGCCCATGAACGTCCGCGAGACTACGGTGATCCAGATGTGGAAATGTTATGGCCACGTAATCTGAATGTTGATGAAAAATTACGTGACCTCAATATAGAGATGGTAGAGGATTACTTATTTCCAGATGTAGAGGAAGCCGGATTCACAACCGGGGAATACGGAACACCGCCGGGATCTGGAAGTGGATCGGAACGTATTTTGCGTAATATGGGTGGACTGCGGCATGGGCTTTCCTTACTGATCGAAACCCCGGGTAAAGCAGAACCTAATTCCCGTGTGGATATGCATATGGCCACGATAGAGTCTGTGCTGAATTTTTATCAGGAACGTTATACGGATGTAGTAGATGTGGTAACAGAAGCACCGAAGCATAAGGAAAAGGCCGGGGCAAACCAGGAAACCTTCTATTTAGATGGGACCCATGGCTGGGATGAAGCAGATTGGGTTGCGTTGGACCCAGCACCAAGCGGTTATTTGCTTGATAATGAACAGGCTAAGGATATCGACCGGCATATTCGACTATTTTCGTTGGAGACGGAAAACTTCGAAGACAATGGTGGCGTGTATCTATCGATGGAGCAGCCAATGATGACAGTTATCCCACTCCTGATTGATGAAGGTGCTCCAAATCATCAAATAGAGGGGTTGGCACTGTACGATAGTACCAATCCTGGCTCCGCAGAAAATATGAAAAAACAGGTAGAACATTTTGAAAATCAAGGGGACTTTGATAGTGATCAAGCCGCGCGTACATTAAAAGAGCATTTAACCGCGATTGATCGATTTGAAAAACAAGATGATGCAGATAAAGTAGCCAAGCATTTGACCAGTCTTGGGAAATTACTAGACCATCAATATAGCGATGAGCTACTTACGGAAACAGCATTCGATAATCTCCGAGCATATACAGATTATTTACTGGAAAAATGGGAGGTTTCCATTTGA
- the tatA gene encoding twin-arginine translocase TatA/TatE family subunit, translating into MGLSNIGIPGLILIVILALIIFGPKKLPEIGKAAGQTLHEFKSSANELISDSDDKSKETSESTKSPKE; encoded by the coding sequence ATGGGTTTAAGCAATATTGGCATTCCCGGTTTAATTCTTATCGTTATATTAGCGCTTATTATTTTTGGACCGAAGAAACTCCCGGAAATTGGCAAAGCGGCGGGTCAGACGTTACATGAATTTAAATCCTCCGCTAATGAGTTGATTAGCGATAGTGATGATAAATCCAAAGAAACAAGCGAAAGCACAAAATCACCAAAGGAATAA
- a CDS encoding GNAT family N-acetyltransferase: MFYQEVDEEITLKLLVLTDAEALFSLTDQFRDNLRKWLSWVDKTETVDDSRAFIEYTLQQYSEKTGLTAAVMYRGQLAGTVSFNSFDWTNRIGYIGYWLADSFQGKGIMTRSCRALVEHGFTELALNRIDIRAAYENQKSRAIPERLGFVEEGLLRQTEWLYDHYVDHVVYGMLADEWQTEEMKQQHETSEEHVPTDESEESGEPLE; encoded by the coding sequence ATGTTTTATCAAGAAGTCGATGAAGAGATCACGTTAAAATTACTGGTATTAACCGATGCGGAAGCGTTATTCAGCCTGACCGATCAATTCCGGGACAATTTACGGAAATGGCTTAGTTGGGTCGATAAAACAGAAACAGTTGACGATTCCCGTGCATTCATCGAATATACCTTACAACAATACAGTGAAAAAACTGGACTGACGGCTGCTGTTATGTATCGCGGACAACTTGCTGGTACGGTCAGCTTTAACAGCTTCGACTGGACTAACCGAATCGGATATATCGGTTATTGGCTGGCAGACAGCTTTCAGGGAAAAGGGATTATGACTCGATCTTGTCGTGCGCTGGTTGAACACGGTTTTACCGAGTTAGCGTTAAACCGAATCGATATTCGCGCTGCATATGAAAACCAAAAAAGCCGGGCAATCCCTGAACGGTTGGGATTTGTTGAAGAAGGATTGCTCAGACAAACGGAATGGCTGTATGACCATTATGTGGATCATGTTGTTTATGGCATGTTGGCAGACGAATGGCAAACAGAAGAGATGAAGCAACAACATGAAACAAGTGAAGAACATGTGCCAACCGATGAAAGTGAAGAAAGCGGGGAACCTCTGGAGTGA
- a CDS encoding nucleoside 2-deoxyribosyltransferase → MNFYIASSFANKELVRYVALKLTVKGYKHTYDWTINQQAIDMKTLKVIGEAEKRAIAACDIFILLLPAGKGSHTELGLALALEKDIYIYSPENAEGDLAISFYYVDGVKRFHGKIDDFLVTIGLA, encoded by the coding sequence GTGAATTTTTATATTGCATCCAGCTTCGCCAACAAGGAATTGGTTCGATATGTTGCCTTAAAACTAACTGTAAAAGGGTACAAGCACACCTATGACTGGACCATCAATCAGCAAGCAATAGATATGAAAACATTAAAGGTAATTGGCGAGGCAGAAAAACGTGCTATTGCCGCATGCGATATATTTATTTTGCTGCTCCCCGCCGGCAAAGGGAGTCATACTGAGCTAGGCCTGGCACTTGCCTTGGAAAAGGATATATACATTTATTCACCAGAAAATGCTGAAGGTGATTTGGCAATTTCCTTTTATTATGTTGATGGAGTTAAACGGTTCCATGGCAAGATTGATGACTTTCTGGTGACGATTGGTTTGGCTTAG
- a CDS encoding response regulator transcription factor gives MTTLKIDQETTANHKLPKFSINIDSSQATAIYSDIDLQAELVKVLRENHDVKLFDYQEGLYERLTVQGNIKFFHQWFNCQTPLAEILVMFQLTNCAKTALRKCSTSEIRRVFYAKHYMAGANLNVFREPIHGVDVLTINTFIKMLKQMAQESKQVLLLVSNMEHALLLGDIAYRLQDQGLHELETETQEEQKAAEETPISLTVEKMFKVPAKVDDKVILFDPTEIDYIESQDGKSSIVINNESFALDSTLTEIEQKLELYGFYRCHRSYIVNLQKVREIITWSKNTYSLRIDNKVQSTIPLSRTKIQAIQEIFNLK, from the coding sequence ATGACTACTTTGAAAATAGATCAGGAGACAACAGCGAACCATAAATTACCTAAATTTTCTATTAACATTGACAGTTCCCAGGCGACAGCGATCTATAGCGATATTGATTTGCAGGCAGAGCTGGTTAAAGTGCTGAGGGAAAACCACGATGTGAAATTATTTGATTATCAAGAAGGATTGTACGAACGACTCACTGTTCAGGGGAATATCAAATTCTTCCATCAATGGTTTAATTGCCAAACACCACTTGCGGAAATTTTAGTGATGTTCCAGCTGACAAACTGTGCAAAAACGGCATTACGGAAATGTAGTACATCAGAAATCCGCCGGGTTTTTTATGCCAAGCACTATATGGCAGGTGCAAATTTAAATGTTTTTCGGGAACCGATTCACGGTGTTGACGTCCTTACCATCAATACCTTCATCAAAATGCTCAAGCAAATGGCACAAGAAAGCAAGCAGGTGCTTTTATTGGTATCCAACATGGAGCATGCCCTGTTGCTTGGTGATATTGCCTACCGTCTGCAGGATCAGGGCTTACATGAATTGGAAACTGAAACACAAGAAGAACAAAAGGCAGCTGAAGAAACACCCATCAGTCTCACCGTAGAAAAGATGTTCAAAGTTCCGGCCAAAGTCGACGATAAAGTCATCTTGTTTGATCCAACTGAAATTGATTACATCGAAAGCCAGGATGGGAAATCTTCTATCGTGATTAATAATGAATCCTTTGCGCTGGACTCGACCTTGACAGAAATAGAACAGAAATTGGAACTATATGGGTTTTACCGATGCCATCGTTCATACATTGTCAACCTGCAAAAGGTCAGGGAAATTATCACATGGTCAAAGAATACATATTCGTTAAGGATCGATAACAAGGTTCAATCAACTATTCCTTTATCACGGACAAAAATACAAGCTATCCAGGAAATTTTCAACCTAAAATAG
- a CDS encoding ABC transporter permease: MNTQRIQAIFEKDIKDFMKNSMLFFMPILPIVLALFYSRMGEGNGEEIPLMVTYLVVGTTYSAVTSGCMMMLMAEENEKKTLRGLILSPASFMDIIIGKSLVTTLMTVISLLISLSIMGMEPFLHVKAVIGLVLLFFFFLFLGIGVGLFVKSVGITTVYLMPIMFIFGFTPMINFFGLPEDGLTMKITDYFPIPQLIDMEETHSWMPIVVGTIWMLAAALFAFVCFKNVRRDE, translated from the coding sequence ATGAACACGCAGCGGATACAAGCCATATTTGAAAAGGATATCAAAGATTTTATGAAAAATTCCATGCTCTTTTTCATGCCAATACTCCCTATTGTTTTGGCATTATTCTATAGCCGAATGGGGGAAGGAAATGGGGAAGAAATACCATTGATGGTCACCTATTTAGTCGTGGGTACCACCTATTCAGCGGTAACGTCAGGCTGTATGATGATGTTGATGGCTGAAGAAAACGAAAAGAAAACGTTGCGCGGACTCATTCTATCACCGGCATCCTTTATGGATATCATTATTGGCAAAAGCCTTGTCACGACATTAATGACTGTCATTAGCCTATTGATTTCACTATCGATCATGGGCATGGAACCATTTTTACATGTAAAGGCAGTCATTGGTTTAGTATTATTGTTTTTCTTTTTCCTGTTTCTTGGAATCGGCGTTGGACTGTTCGTCAAATCCGTGGGTATTACAACCGTGTATTTAATGCCGATTATGTTTATTTTTGGTTTTACCCCCATGATTAATTTTTTTGGCTTACCCGAAGACGGATTAACCATGAAAATTACCGATTACTTCCCGATTCCGCAACTTATTGATATGGAGGAAACACATTCCTGGATGCCAATTGTAGTTGGAACGATTTGGATGCTGGCGGCAGCGTTGTTTGCTTTTGTCTGTTTTAAAAATGTAAGACGAGATGAGTGA
- a CDS encoding GNAT family N-acetyltransferase gives MHNRIRTMKTDEISQVQHVAKTSWNSTYDGIIPADIQNNFLKTAYSDEQMKHRLKSSLFLIAEVNGEIVGFANFSPVNDIGQTELGAIYILPEHQGLSIGTDLLHEGLKLQPDAKEVFISVEKDNDIGKHFYEAKGFKIISEFEEVFDGHLLQTIRMVLKVR, from the coding sequence ATGCATAATCGGATCCGTACAATGAAAACCGATGAGATTTCACAGGTGCAGCATGTTGCCAAAACAAGTTGGAACAGTACGTATGATGGAATCATTCCTGCTGATATACAGAATAATTTCCTGAAGACGGCATATAGTGATGAGCAAATGAAACATCGCCTAAAAAGTTCTTTATTTCTTATTGCAGAAGTGAATGGGGAGATCGTTGGCTTTGCGAATTTTTCTCCCGTTAATGATATTGGCCAGACAGAACTGGGGGCAATATATATTTTGCCAGAACATCAAGGTCTTAGCATTGGAACGGATTTACTGCATGAAGGATTGAAACTGCAACCTGACGCGAAAGAAGTTTTTATTAGTGTGGAAAAGGACAACGATATTGGCAAACATTTTTACGAGGCAAAAGGATTTAAAATTATCTCTGAGTTCGAGGAGGTTTTTGACGGACACTTGTTGCAAACTATCCGTATGGTTTTAAAAGTTCGCTAA
- a CDS encoding 4a-hydroxytetrahydrobiopterin dehydratase produces the protein MERLSEEQIAKELEQLPKWKRLDEKWVARKYHFKNFLAGVRFVDQVAEYAESKNHHPFIAIDYKAVTLKITSWRAKGLTDLDFEMIHHFDQLFERAEK, from the coding sequence ATGGAACGGTTAAGTGAAGAACAAATTGCAAAAGAGCTGGAACAATTGCCCAAGTGGAAACGGTTAGATGAAAAGTGGGTTGCCAGGAAATATCACTTTAAAAACTTTTTGGCCGGGGTTCGTTTTGTGGATCAAGTTGCTGAGTACGCAGAAAGCAAGAATCATCATCCCTTTATTGCAATTGATTATAAAGCGGTTACCCTCAAGATCACCTCTTGGCGGGCAAAGGGGCTTACCGATTTAGACTTTGAAATGATTCACCATTTTGATCAGTTATTTGAACGGGCGGAGAAGTAA
- a CDS encoding ABC transporter ATP-binding protein, giving the protein MIRQFFSYYKPHRRLFLIDFSCAVIVALLELAFPVAVQSFIDKLLPSGNWNLIVLVSISLLLVYLLSTFLQYVVTYWGHKLGVNIETDMRQQLFNHVQKQSFRFFDNTKTGHIMSRITNDLFDIGELAHHGPEDFFIAMMTFVGAFLLMFNINFQLAVIILIIVPILIWLIAYSNIKMSKAWRKMYYDIANVNARVEDAISGVRVVQSFTNEGFEMDRFTKDNYSFRKAKIGAYKVMAFVNSNIYMMMRFIILVVLVVGAWLTFNGRMEMGELVAFVLFTNVLFKPIEKISALLELYPKGMAGFKRFTDMLKVSPDVTDQKGAQTVSHLKGDIFFDRVTFGYEKTQAPVLKSLSFVINAGETVAFVGPSGAGKTTISSLIPRFYDVDSGRIVIDGLDIRDMTKESLRNQVGIVQQDVFLFTGTLRENIAYGKLNATMEEIELAAKRAHMEEFINDLPDGYETQVGERGLKLSGGQKQRIAIARMFLKNPPILILDEATSALDTETEMIIQQALTELAKDRTTIVIAHRLATIKNADRIMVVTKNGIEEEGNHDQLLQRQGIFAHLHRVQM; this is encoded by the coding sequence TTGATTAGACAATTTTTCTCCTATTATAAACCACATCGTCGGCTATTTTTGATAGATTTTTCCTGCGCAGTCATTGTCGCGCTGTTAGAACTCGCTTTTCCGGTGGCGGTGCAATCATTTATTGATAAACTCCTGCCCAGCGGGAACTGGAACCTGATCGTACTTGTCAGTATCAGCCTTTTGCTTGTTTATTTACTTAGTACTTTTTTACAATATGTTGTCACGTATTGGGGTCACAAACTTGGTGTGAACATTGAAACCGACATGCGGCAGCAATTATTTAATCATGTACAAAAGCAATCATTTCGCTTTTTTGATAATACCAAGACAGGACACATTATGAGCCGGATTACCAATGATTTATTTGATATTGGCGAACTTGCCCACCATGGCCCGGAGGATTTTTTCATAGCGATGATGACTTTTGTTGGTGCCTTTCTGCTGATGTTTAACATTAACTTTCAGTTGGCCGTTATCATTTTAATCATAGTTCCGATATTAATATGGCTGATCGCGTACAGTAATATAAAAATGAGCAAGGCTTGGCGTAAGATGTATTATGATATTGCCAACGTCAATGCCCGCGTTGAAGATGCTATTTCCGGGGTACGGGTGGTTCAGTCGTTTACTAATGAAGGCTTTGAAATGGATCGGTTTACCAAGGATAATTACAGCTTTCGTAAAGCAAAAATTGGTGCTTATAAGGTAATGGCTTTTGTCAATTCCAATATTTATATGATGATGCGCTTTATCATTTTGGTCGTCTTGGTTGTTGGCGCATGGCTGACTTTTAACGGACGGATGGAAATGGGTGAATTAGTTGCATTTGTGTTATTTACGAATGTATTGTTCAAACCAATTGAAAAAATAAGTGCCTTACTTGAGTTATATCCAAAAGGTATGGCTGGTTTTAAACGGTTTACAGATATGTTGAAGGTCTCCCCCGATGTAACCGATCAAAAAGGTGCACAAACTGTTTCCCATTTAAAGGGAGATATCTTCTTTGATCGGGTAACATTTGGCTATGAAAAAACACAAGCACCGGTATTAAAATCACTAAGCTTTGTCATTAATGCAGGGGAAACAGTTGCTTTTGTCGGGCCATCCGGTGCAGGAAAAACAACGATCAGCTCGCTTATCCCCCGTTTTTACGATGTTGATAGCGGTCGAATCGTGATTGATGGCCTGGATATCCGTGATATGACCAAAGAATCCTTAAGAAACCAGGTTGGTATTGTCCAGCAAGATGTATTTCTATTTACCGGAACACTACGGGAAAATATTGCTTATGGAAAACTCAATGCGACGATGGAAGAAATTGAGCTAGCTGCTAAACGGGCTCATATGGAGGAATTTATTAATGACCTCCCGGATGGCTATGAAACTCAAGTTGGTGAACGTGGATTGAAACTGTCAGGCGGTCAAAAACAGCGAATTGCGATTGCCCGGATGTTTCTTAAAAACCCGCCTATACTGATTTTGGATGAAGCAACTTCTGCCTTGGATACGGAGACGGAAATGATTATTCAACAGGCACTAACCGAATTGGCAAAAGATCGAACAACCATTGTTATCGCCCATCGTTTAGCCACAATTAAAAATGCGGATCGTATTATGGTCGTTACCAAAAATGGCATTGAAGAGGAAGGAAATCATGATCAACTATTACAACGCCAAGGCATATTTGCCCATCTCCATCGCGTGCAGATGTAG